Part of the Impatiens glandulifera chromosome 8, dImpGla2.1, whole genome shotgun sequence genome is shown below.
TGATTTAGTTCTAGTCAAAGAACTGTGTAAAAAGAATATCCTACTTGCCTTTATTACTTGAAGCACCAAAAAACAGATCCACACTAGTATGAGCACCAGAAGTCTTCTCCATCTTAAGTTAAAACGAAAAATTTGCTGCAAAAAGGATCGAGGATTACGTTTAATAGACATAACAAGTGAATGTCTGCATTAAATAGAGAGAGATGTTTGTTACCAGTGGTGTTTTCTCCTCTTCAGGGACCAATGGCTCATAGTCTGCATCAATTACCACTGGAAAAATCCAAAAACCGGAAAAGAGTTAAGAACAGAGGAAAAGCTCATTCCTTTTTCCTATAGTAGTAGTTAaacaagtaattaattattggTTCAGTGTTTATATAGATCACTTACAGTCACCATGTTTCACTCTAGCGTCTTGTAGTAGTTTAATCTCTTTCTGTATTCCAAACCAGGAGATATATAGTTAAATAAGAGGATAAGAGGTCGTTTGATTAAAAATCTAATACTCCCTCAGACCCAAAATGAACAAATTACCATACTGAATTCTTTTAGCCTCATGAGTTTGTTGAATTTTGGGGGATAATTTGTAAGGGTTCGCTTCACATAGGTATAAACTTTTGTAATTGTGCTTAAACACTGGGTTAATTAACACGTAAACAGATTATTCCAAAAGAATAACTctggaatatttatgttttttctattaaatttaaaagaaacaGAATTCTTTTTGCATCAAACAATACAAATTTTTTCCATAACAACAAAAAGGGATCCAAATCCGTCAATTTGGGAACACTTTCTGGTTTTGAATCCGGATCTGAATTCAAATCCTGATCCAAGTGAGAAACTGAAAATAAACTTCTTTGAAACATGTTTTTCTATCAAGTATGTCATCTAGAGGTGGATCAAGATGAGATCACGTTTGTATACAAAACTTAGTTGAAATTTATCGACAGTTTCTCATCTGGAAAGTGTTCTCAAATAGAGTGTCGAGAAAAAAAATCCAATACAAGTCtattataattacttaaatTCAGTATGAACATTTGATGTGAACATTGTTAATTAAAGAACTCAATCATCAAAGTTAAAAGTAGAGGACTTCCAAAGTTACTGACTCACCTTTAGAATAGTCTCTTCCTTCCACATTTCAATTGCCTTGTAGAATGACCTTGACGAAGTgcctataaaaaaaatgaaaaaaatcattttttatcagTAATCTCATCCATCTCAAATTTTGTTTGTCATCCCATCTTATAATTCAGCATGTCATACAACTTAAAATCCAACTACACTTTCATACTATTTGAATGAAAAACTGGCAAAATTTAACACAATTTCGTAAATCAAAATCCAgccaaaaaaatcattttccaaATGAACTGTGATAGGATCAAACCACACTTCTTTTACCAagcaaaaattaatttgtttgaaaaagataaatagGTGAAAACTGAAATCTAAATTGGATCGaaatacaacaaaataatttgaataatcctACTTcacaaataagttaaatttgtACAGCTGGTAAATTAGGATTCTGATTGATTGCTACCATACAACTGGTTGACATAATCcatcattattataaaactaaGAACACTCTGAGATCcagaaaattattaaacattagATTGAAacttatatcaaattaaaataagaactataatcatattttttctaatgaaataagaagaaaaagattCCTTTTCCTTGATGATTAAGACATGatgaaaaattgaaattaaaatttaccaATGACTAATCCAAGAAAAAAAGACATACCCAAGAAAAGAATGATAATGAGGATTGTTATTAGCCAATAGGGAAAGACCACACTTAGAGCCACACCAATAGTAATGCCCAACATGAGCATTGGCTGAAAAAGTAGGGCCAAGTCATAATCTATGATGGGTACTTGTCTATATGGATGGGGTACCCTCAAATTGTACCATACAGATGAAGCTGAAGCCCCCATTATCATACctgcaaataataaaaaaaaaacaatcaatccTTCATTCTAATTGAAATATCAAACTAATTCAATCTTCTTCAAGTTTATACTCTCAGAAGCATAATCACAAACATCTTAAAGGCAGGTCATACAACAAAGAGAAAGATTACATTTTGAAAGCGCAGCAgcagatttagcatcaaaacCCACAATTAAAGTAAGCATTGGAACAAAAAGGCCTCCCCCACCAACTCCTCCAACCGTCCCAAACGCTGACCCAAGAAATCCTATAATAGTAGCCAACACAAGTCTCCAACTAAACTTCAATTCCTGGGAAAGGAAAAGCGAATTTCAGTCAAACAATACATACTTTTTACAATCTTAAACCAATCCAAACAATACTTTTAATAATGGAAAGACATGAAAAAGAACGTACAGGCCAAATTTTCAATGCGGAATGAAACTCGTACTGCATAAGACTGTTCTCCGTTTGATTCATCGATGATAGACGAAGATTGTATGCATATGAAGCGGTTGAATTTTGTTTACTGAGATAGAAAGTGGATAGAATAGCGATGGAGAAACCTGCAAGTAGATAAATAACGAATCCTCTAGTTCCCATTTCCGCCGGTTACTTAGAACCGCCGCCGATAACTTCAAACCGTCGCCGGAAACTTCAATCCTTCGCCGCCGGCGATAACTTTCACTCTAAAACGGAGatggtaaccgaatgggaataTTTGCAGAGAAACGTACTCTCCATGTGTTTAGTTTTATagtaaaagttaaaatttattaaaatatttgttattaacttatttgtcgatttattcataaatataaatatctatttaaaattattaacatttttatattatttcctaTTTTTCatcctatttattttataagattaaatgataaataaattaggaaggattttatttcataaaattataaattattttgaaaaaatttaataaaatagaatataaaagataatcgtttaaatttaaactaacaaAAATCAATACAAAAGTATTAATGTTTACGTAATCACCAAACACACATAAAACACTAcgaaattaatcatttaaacttaaaaatgataacataaaaaaaaaaaaaatacttacaaagtctaaataatttatatttttttatcatataaataaaaattgttatgaagataaataattttgagcaataattagtatatttttaaaattttgttttaattatcaaatgatttaaattaatatatatagtgtctaattttattctataatattaaataagtttaaaatatatttttcacctgatttttattttacaaaatttaaataaatattttgttttttaactttatttaatatttaattttaataatgaaagattttttattataaaataacataatgaatatttatgaactaaatatgtcaaaatatgaaaatattataaatttaattttaaatattatttttatctatttataaaaattcaaacatttaggataacaatttaaattaattatttaaaaatatttaaaatactaaaataaaagctatatatttaaaacgagatttattttttatttttttattttaaagttatttattattttctaagtatgtataaaaataaatcaatagaataataaaatacataatattttcaaacatataaacaaaaaaacaattaattatattttaatttgttttaaataattcataaatatttattatttaatttataatattacaaaaaaatatattgtttttaaaaaatattaaataaattttttaataaaaatatattttaaaactaaattttatattaaaaatatatttaacttaactgtatatttatttgatattaaaataaaagaaaatatatttatttgatagtaGAAGAAGCAAAATCGTACACAATATACTCCTATTTTAATTTGTCCTCTAATAATTGAGAcaaaatttaatagaaaaaaataattatccctaaattttatataaatgttccAATTAAtagttcaattattaatttagaataatgACAAAGTAACACGTTCATTTTGAAGATAATTTAGTCATTTACCTTTATTATTCGGCCTAATATATAAAttggacttttttttttattacactttaattaaacttaatactttattttatttgtgctACATtgcattataaaaaattataaatttaattaatatattaaatttgaatactattatatgaaaattagtttattaaatgcAACAAtgattcaaatttatttgacattaaaaacaattattaattaaatcatattataaaatcaaatgcTTCCTCATTGGGAAATCCTTCTTCATTATTCATCTATGTATGAACGGAGTATAAATATACATTCcatcttaaataataaacataaataaaaatatttaattttcttcttcatttgcttgttttttactattattaaaaccataaaatatatatatttttaatatcaatatattaatttaatataacatgtacacaaatattttaacagttttaatCCTTATTTTGCATCATTTGTGCatgttcatttaaaatatatgcttttgttatttgaatttgaatgttCTTGATGCTTTAGTTTgactcaaaataaaattacagtAAATACGGCTTACAATTGTTTAATCAATTTTCATTCTTTCAAAGTCGTGTtgggttttgattatttaaataacttaatcaaACAACTCAAACATTATTTCAATCCCAGacaatgataattttttttttactttattttttcgAAGAGTCCATCTAATTTTTCAATTAGATTAAACTATAATTCTTATAATTAGAAAACATAATGATTTTGTAGTGGGTATGTGAATAATTGTTAAAAGTAATAAGTTGCATTATGGTAACATgggtaagatatttttaaaattaaatcaatttagaaaatatataaaaaaattatgaatattaaataaaaaaattgaagcaAAATTAAATTGAGCACATATCTCAAATGATTTCTGACCACAAatgaattttaatgtttttctaaAGATGTCTCCAACCTAATACCCAAAAGTCTTGAGAGATTCTTTTAAACATTTACTTAATTCTCATTATACAACTTTTTGATAGAGTAATAGACTTAGAGAACTCAAAAACTTAATTgttatgaatatgaataatatagacaacattttatttaatttcattaaaaatgtaataagaaTAGTATAACCACTTATATTTTAATGTgcaattttagttttaataaaaaataatcaatgaATTAAATGTCACAATTTGGAGCCTAGTTCTCCACTGACATAACTTGAAATATTTACTACTACtacaatcaaatttattataaaataattttgttttggtaAGTTTTTGAAAGATAGCTCTCTAGGTCGGGTTGGTACTTGTTTGTCTCGATAATTTATACTATAGCAGAGtaaaccaaaaagaaaaagtGTGATTGTTGGCTCAATTATTCACTTAATAAGTGCGGTGGAATTGTACTAAGGTGAAATTATTACCATTAAACTATAactacatttattttttataaaacaattttgttttttcgaAAAATAATTCCCTAGGCTGGTTTGGTACACAATTGTCTCACTAAGTTATACTAAATTAGATTACAACCCAAAAAAAAGTGTAGTTCTTGGGCTcggtaattcaattaaaaatatatggcTATTGAATGTCTCAATAAGTTATACTATGgcagattaaaataaaaaggtgTGGTTGTTGGACTAGATTATCCAGTTAAAAAATGTATAGCTACTAAATTTGAATCAAATCTCCACGATCACAACATGTGAAATTCTTAgcactaaaataaattaatatttatttattttaaaataattttgtttttgtgttttcCGAAAGATGGTTCTCTTGAAAAATGAAATGTACGCGGGATTCGAGCACAAGTCTCTACAGCTACAACATTAAATTCTTATCATTAAATTACAAccacattaatttattattaaataacgTGAAATTATTACCACTCaactactttatttttatttttctaaaattggTCCCTAGACTAGATTGTGATCGATTATTCAGTTTTAAAAAAGAAGTATGATGGTTGGGATTCGAGCCATGATATCCATTGCCACATTGTGAAATTCTTACCACTAAACTACAatcctatttatttattattaaataattttgttattatgaCATAAGTCAGGTCAGTATAAGGTCGTATCAATAagttaaactattttaaagtAAAACAAAAAAGTGTGGTTGATGACCTCTATTATAAGGTCGTCTCAATAAGTTAAACTAGAgcatattaaaacaaaaaaaagttgttaTTGAGCTcgattattcaattaaaaaaattaaaaaagtgtGGCTAGAATTCAAGGTCAAGTCTCCACGGCCACAACGTAGAATTCACATCACTAAACTAAAACCCACTATGTCCTCTTAATAAGTTATACTATagtaaagtaaaataaaagtgTGGTTGTTGGTCtctattatctaatttaaaaaagtgTGGCTACTAGGAAATGAGAACAAGTCTCCACGACCACAATATGTAAATTCTTACCACTAAACTACAACCACACCATGTCatctcaataaattaaaatatagcaATGTAAAACAAAAAGTGTGGTTATTAGACtcaattattcaattaaaaagaATAAGTGTGGCTGCTAGAATTCGAGCCCAAGTCTCCATGACCACAACTTAAGAATTCTTACCACCAAACTACAACCGTATTATATTAtcttaataagtttttttttgagaaaattgtCTTAATAAGTTATACTATAGCaaagtaaaacaaaaaattgtgTGTTTGTTGGAAATCTACTTAATATTGTTCTTAAAACTATAACTGATATGAAATTTGATAATCCACAAGAAATTGTTGATGGGTTGAAAGGTAATAAGGGTTCGAATGTTGTGATGAATGATGCTGAGAAACAAGATTCGAATACAtaacaaaaagaagaagagtCATAGGGAGTGGGGTATAATGAGCGAGCAAATTTGCGAGGAATCAGATTACCAAGTTGTATACCATGCAAAGAAGGGTGAAATAGTTGTCAATAAAAACAGAgttcaacatatacttgtaCAACTAAACATCCATTATTTGTAAGACTAGAATCTgctgaaaagaaagaaatatgatGAAATTGCTGGCTGATCGATTGAAGTGATGATGGATCTCATAAAATGCGCAAAAACAAAAGTTTACACCCTAAGAAgtaatcaaattcaaactaaaaagcCAACCATGTGTGGAAGCAGTTTGAGAAGGATGATACAAAAATCAGGGATAAACTTTTCTTGGGGCATATAATCCTAAAGTGAAAATCCTTAACTCACCCTTGAGTTTAAACTTCTTGAGGAATTTGAGGATAAATGTGTAAGATAATGTACGTGATTGTGGGAAATATCATTGGTAAGGACCGTGTATTCTACCAAAACATAAAGAATGCTCTATTTAAACAATGGAAAAAAGATGGACTGTAAAAGGTTTACTCTAATGCGCATGGACTGTACTTCTTAACGTTTAGGGAGGGGTCCAACTTGGATCTCATTTTGAAGGATGTGCATACATTCATTGAACATAACTGCATGAAGTAAGAAAAATGGACATAAGATATGGAATTTAACAGTCATCCAAAGGAGATAACCCAAATCTAGATCAACCTATTGAATATTACAACTCACATGTACAACGCTGAGGTTCTTAGTCATTTTGCTTGCCAC
Proteins encoded:
- the LOC124912062 gene encoding sulfite exporter TauE/SafE family protein 4-like, whose protein sequence is MGTRGFVIYLLAGFSIAILSTFYLSKQNSTASYAYNLRLSSMNQTENSLMQYEFHSALKIWPELKFSWRLVLATIIGFLGSAFGTVGGVGGGGLFVPMLTLIVGFDAKSAAALSKCMIMGASASSVWYNLRVPHPYRQVPIIDYDLALLFQPMLMLGITIGVALSVVFPYWLITILIIILFLGTSSRSFYKAIEMWKEETILKKEIKLLQDARVKHGDLVIDADYEPLVPEEEKTPLQIFRFNLRWRRLLVLILVWICFLVLQVIKNDVQVCSVQYWLLFCLQFPLAFVVFGYECKTLYGESNRRRKEGNTVSVCEASLEWTPIQLAFCALCGIVGGTVGGLLGSGGGFVLGPLLLEIGVIPQVSSATATFVMLFSSSLSVVEFYLLKRFPIPYALYLMGVSVMAGFWGQFFVRKLVAFLKRASLIVFILSSVIFASALTMGVIGTETSMRMIKNHEFMGFLEFCSSQ